GAGGCTGCCATCGCATGCTTCGCACACAATTTGCGACAATTGTTTTGGCGAGAAGGAATTGTTGCTGAAAGTGTCATAGCTCTGGACCCAGGCTATTCCGCTTGTAAGGCTGCCCTTCTTACCTCCACCGGttagttcatttctttccgtaATGTGTGACAGCTACCAACATGCAAATTCCATGTTTCAGTGTCGATTaggttcagtttttttttgagtggaCACCGATGCCAGGTGTTCTCGTTACGTTTCTAGGATTAATAGCTGAAAGATCCAAACACTACCTTTACTCATTGATTTTTGCGAGATTTGGTCTTTAACTGAACCACATAGGATTAAGTGGAACACGGAATTTTTTCGCTTCGTTTCGCGACCTAGTTTCTTCTACGTAGTATTTCTGTTTCGGCGAAAAGCAATTCTCGCACGGTGATGAGTAAACATCTTTTGCAGCAGTCTATCGCCGGAAAAACTTTATTTGGTGAATTTGATAGAAaggaacgctttttttttcttgaatcagACATATTCTTGCGTTTGTCTTAGACCGACAGTCTTTTTAACTGATCCACGCAAAACCGAACCGCAGAGCCCGCTACTTTTCAGGAATTCGCGGTGCGCTCgaccagagaaaaaattgctacAATGGAGAAATCATTTTTAAAGATAAAGACTTTATAACCAGGTTTTTTAAGGCTGTGGAAGGAAAGATCGGTATCGTTGTTGTCCACATATTCCTTTGAAATAATTCCTGATAAGTTCTTAAGAGGCCGCAACTATTCGACTGCTTTGGGTGACCGACAGGTGGAAGCTTCTAGTAGTAATTCCAGATTTTTACTCGCTTCTTAAACCATATTTTGTACTTCTGTTTATATGTTGTGCATCAAAGGGAGGActttgtggttttttcttcaacctcttctgttctttttcagaaaattttaataatcTTTCATTTGTATACGTAcaaatatatgtacatatgcaTAATTTGGCGCGAATTAATTGTATACATTGTCGTTCTGGTGAGTGAGGATTCTCAGATTATCGAcgtatttttcaaaggaaaccGCGATTCTTTAGAAGCTGATCGTATTCTTGTGtgaatttttcagtttctgcTGGAGTGATGATCTAAAATATCTAATTTTAACGTATGTGTATATTTCAATTTATCGCTCACATACCTTTAAATTCTCTGCAACAACAAGTAAAATTCGGTGCATGTAAAGATACTGTGCATCCATTTGAACGGCTCCGTGTCTCATTTCTCGTAATTCTGTGACCACCTTTAGGAGACTTACCTAAATGACGCTGTTGATCCTGTCTCGTAGCTTAGACCATGTGGTCTTCGAAACTTGGTGTTGAATTTGTCTTTCGTTAAGTAACCACTCACATCTTTGTCACCACGTTCTAACCGTCGATAGATTAGGTCGATGCCGACGACAGTACCAGTACGTCCAATGCCAGCTGAGCAATGTACAACACATGGGGTTAAGCGGTTCACTTTACGAAGCATGCGAAATATTGCAAGTGTCGTCGAGTTGGGCACACCTCGATCCGGCCAATCGGTCCAGTGGAAATGTTCGACCGCGTGCCGAGTCTAAGAATTCTCGATAGAAGTTGAATTTGCGCAGACAAATCTCAACGGAAACTCACCCCAGAGGGGTCAAGTAGTTCTATTTTCGTTAACTCGACACTTTTTTCAATCGCATCCGTTGAGATAAATTTTACCGTGAGACCGCTAGCGAGGCTCATCTAAGGAAAGTGGACGAGTTGAGTAAGAGAACGTAAGAGATGGAATAATACCGGAGTTTCTGTTGTGAGAGGCCAGTATTGCTCGCATTTCTGTTTGCCGCATTCCATTATGTTGCATAACATCACTATACTCTTACATTTCTCCTGCCAAACCATCCTCCAAAAGTCGTCCACAGTTTTGTCGTTGGGGCCCTGAAAGCCTGATTCTGACTGTGGAcactaaaatttttgcaatataaTATCAATTTCTCtgatcactcttttttttcaaaatgaccAACGTTTGCATTACGTATTTGTGTGTATTTAAAGCTACTGTCAGTCCCATCCGTCATTTCCGATCACTGCTTTGTTCTTGATGGATATTGATTGCAGGCGGATGATCATAACTGCCGCCCGTACAGCCGGCAATCGATACCGACAACAGAGTATAGAGGCatattaagattttttttttggaagaaaacgaTTCCCACGACGAACAAATTCTACCCATGGAAATCTAGCAAACCTGAGTAcaaatgaatttcttttgtttgtcaACTCCATTAACCCAATTAGCATGAATATAGTCATTGAAGCCTGGAGGCCATGTTAGTATAACTCGAGTCGCATCGATACAGAACACCTCTAAAAAACCACCGCTTCTTGTAGCTGAAAATGAATGCCCTCGCACACAGAATCACCTCGATAACgattcttttctggattagcATCATATGCGGTTTTTGGTCTACTACCGATGGCTTGTGTAgacatttttaatttcatgaaTTCATCTGCCAGTTGTTGTACTCCTGTCTGTCAGTTTTTCATTAGAGGTTCAACCATCAAATCACGAGTCTATCTCGTTTACCTTCAAAGTCCTATCACAGAAACCTCTGAATGCCTCTTTAAAGGTTCCTTGATCCGCTACGCCACTTCGAGTTTGCCTCCGAGTTTGACGTCGTGTTTTCCGTTCTACCTGTGTACCATCATCCTCAACGGTGGCCACTGTAGTACTACCAACTCTATAGCGTTTCCAATGATCTTTCAGTGGAATCGACACTTACATGTCATCACTGCGGTCGCAGTGCTGGCCTTCCTCCGAAATTTTGGTGTTCTGCCTAGTTTTGACCTCTCCATCTCATCTGAAGCGTGCGATTATCGGTGAACTGTTCGAAGCAAAGGGTCACCCAAGACCCACGGACTATATTCGGCCTATTGTCGTAAGGAAATGAAGCAGACTACTAGTCCTCACAATACTAATAACGTCTTATTCGCAGgggaacaacaaaaacaagaaacaaacatCAACTCTGTCATTTTGCACATTGAAGCTCAGGAAAGAGGTCGCAAAATAAGTGGACCTTTTTGTCCCATACTATATTAAGGAGTGTGCTAAATATGGTTTCTTTAGAAATAATTCCTGAAATATTATGTTATCGTTTCCCTGCTTTGCCGATTTGAAGAATTGCTTTGAATCTGGAAGTAgcagttgtttaaaaaaagtcgggaaataaaaacatatagGAGAAAGTAGTAGCAAAAGAGTAAGCTATGAAGGGAGTTAACAAATCGGAACTCTAAGAGATCGTAGTAATCATTGATGTTGTAAAAATGTCGTCTGAGCATGcatgcgaaaaaaatcttgtaaaGCCCTTCGTTCTTCAACGGTCGATAGatttttatgtgatttttccgagaaaattaAGATGAAAATTGACTTGATGCATCTGTCAGGCACTGCAACTGACTGTAGAACCTGCGTTCAGTCACCAATGCTATTCTGAATTGGAACGTAGTGAGTTAGTGCATAGCAGAAGGGTTGTTCGAGTTTGAACAATTCTtacaatcttttttcaaagttttatttcatatttgtgGTGTAGCCCACACCTGCCCTCGAGAAGAGGTgtaggttagaggttccgatccctgcgcgatcgatcggaagttcgagcccgccctagtgctcaccaagcctttcatccttccggggtcgataaattggtaccatacttgtctgcgaagataaaaacactgacttaacacatcgactagccaccgcaagtcattgtatcccaagcggattgattaacgccaggaactttatcctttatcctttgattTCCTCTTGAAATTCGCGTTTGATTTCCTTCCGTTACGCCTAATGCACCAGCAGAATCAGTGATTGCTAAGTACATTTTAACTTGAAATAAACTTCTTCTTCACAGGATCTGTGGTGGAAACGGCTGAATTTGGTTTGAACGGGAAATCGTTCGATAAACGTGGTGAGAATCTGCTAAAGGAGTGGATTGGTCGAGTTGGTGACGGTCGTGTTGTATTCGGTATTGGAAATGGTAAAGCATCGTTCGAAACTCAGACGGCGGTCGCCTCGATGATACGTTCAGGGAAATTCGAAGCTTATGTGAAATTTTGGTGAGACATTAATTGACACTTATTGAACGATAGAGTGTATATAGCCGAAAGGGAATTTTTAGCACTGTTCCGGAGAACGGTGCCTCGAAGTACAGTATCACTCCACTTGCCGAACAGGATCTGCCGAATATGCCACCGACTCAGCGTAGTGCAGGTACTTTatgtttatctatttatttatttatttgaaaacacccgtaggtgtgccataaaacgaaaagaagaaaagagctaACCAGAATTTCATCTGTTTTCACACAGCAAAGTTGGCTCTTTTTAGCGTATTGTGTGGTGGGTTCACAGCTCCTTCCCttgctacagaaggtgagaaatcctcgagcgagatccttttcctaAACCCAGAACTCTACAGGAGAACAACGATTACCggggtttgggtgaccaaaCCTAACCCAGAACGGACGAGTCCCCCATGGCGAATGGGTTGGAGATCCTCAAGTGCAATGGCTCATTAACTTCATATGCAGTTTCTCTTGTAATCCTTCACCTTTTTATGAATTATTCTTGATTTCAGTATCGATCGGTCGTCGACTTATTGATCCAATGGCAGAATACGTCAAAATTGAGCCGAAACACCTAGGAATGGGAATGTATCAGGTACAACCCCGGTTAGAAAATTCTCTAGCTGAAGTTTTCTGGCTTTAATTCATTCCAGCACTcagtaaatgaaaagaagttgtCGGAAGCACTTGCTTTGGTGGTGAGGGAATGCGTATCTATGAGAGGCGTTGACGTGAACGTTGCATCTGTCCAGCTGTTGGAGTAAGTCCTTTTCTCTTCTGTCTTTTGAATGGCGTTCCCAACTCGAAGGTTTTCAGGAAAGTTTGCGGTTTGAATAAGAAGACCGCTGCGGGTTTGGTTGCTTTAAGGGAACAGCTGGGAAGAATACATTCACGAGAAGAAATCAAGAGTGTGAAAGGGTTAGGAGCAAAAGCGTACGAGCAATGTGCTGGTAGGTCTTTAGCTTCCGCATCGAATTCCCGTTCTCcgtttaaaaattgtattttttaaactaactatttttttcttccttgacaATGTCCGTAGATGGAAGGATCTATGCCCTAAAGGGATCTGCTCATGGATAATGTTTGAAGAATACCGGTTACAATTACGAAGTTCGCATGCAAAATAGGACTGAAACAGCGATTAAAGGCACCGTATCCGAAACGACCGACGTGCTACGGAAATCTCAGGGAAAACGTGAAGTTCGGTTGTAGATCATGGTAATCAGGGTGGCCCCGATCAATTCTCGTAgtcgtcttgaaaaacggcgttggAATGGCCTTGATTCCTACGAGGAATGTTAGAAGGCTCACGTTTGTACACGTTCCTGTCCCCTCAAGACCCTattctttggttttacttgaataggctggtaaAGAGACCTCGTTAATCTTCGAcggctcgctcgtggacgcggcgcgtgcgcaagggtggcgcgttgcaactgattttgtaggaaagaacgccgtcttccacgccttttttattcgaaaattaGTGGAAGTTGAGCGGAGCTACGCTCGTTCCAGTagtctacaacccgaactcttcgtttttcttggggtttccgtaccacgtcatCTTCGTGATAGGCTGCCTTCAATTTTGCTAATACAGATGTCAATACTTTGTAGCGTTTTGCTGCTGAAAGGTGCGTACGACGTATGGTGCGATCCCGGATCTATCTCAAGCAGAGAAACCGGGATGCATGTCATTTGGTAAAGTCAGTAAAATAGACGTGGTCCCACTGGAGGCTTACCAGTCATCCTGTCCTATACATGCGTCGCCATCTGCAAACTGCTCTTCTCTGAAATGCATCTACtcgtttttgttcttcatttcACACTCTACGTTCTGAGTTCTGCATCTGTTAGGATTCGGGACGAATTTTCAAGAACGGCAGCGAGAACGTGAGGAAGAACCACGTAAAACAGATCAGTGGGGAAACTATTCCTCAAACAACTCTTCTCAGGCGAGCGATGAAATCCGTCCAGCATGATTCCATTTTATCGCTCATGCTGATGCAGAGAATTGTCTCATCGGTTGAAATGAAACCTCTAGATGCTCATGAGAGCTGTAACTTCTGGATTTACAGGAACTTTTAGCTTTCAACTTTTAGCGGGGACTTGCGGGACTTACATCCTGAACCCATCGGAGATTTTCTGTACGCTGTTCTTAACAAGTAGCTAAATAAGACCCACACTCCACAACACCTAATCTCACATCAGCCAATATATGCGTGATTTACAGGTTTTCTCACTGTAACCAACGGTAGTGAAGACGGTTTGGAtgctccaaaaaagaaaaagaagaaactggtCAGTGAGCCTCTGGATCGAACAATAATACATCCATCCCAGTATGGAATAGCGAGAAGGTAAGGACGGAGCGGACAGCCATTCCCCAGCAAGTTTTGCTCAGTGCTCAGCGTTCGTCTATTTAGCCTTCTCTCACGTGTCGGCCTCACACCTTCTGATCTACCTTGTCAATTTCTGCCCAACAAACTGCAAACACTTACAAATTTGACGCCTGAGGAAGAGGCTGTCCGTGATCTCTTTTGTACAGAAATTAAAACACTACCTCCTCCTGATCTCATGGTGAGTAATgtctatttttgttgtttattaaaTGACGTTTTCATTGAACTAAACTTCTAtcagattatttttattatttaattatgcTAGTTATATTACTAGATTATTTACTAATATTTAATCATGTTAGTTATTACTTTattgaattaattttcaataaatgaatTCAATACTTTTTTAAGATGGCGTTCAACATCATCCTTGAATTAGTGGTGAGGTTATGTGAAGCAGTtaaaaatgaatgtaaaaCTCGCCGGACGCGTTCAGCTGGGCGAGCGCAACGCATCTGCCGCAACACACGCTTCCTCTTCTCTCTGGTTTCTCCTAATCGAAGGTGTATGTGTATCGAGCACGCAGAGCAGCGAATATATGTGATTTTCAggataattttccaaaaaaatataagtggtggttttttcttcaaaattataaaAGTCCGTTCCACTTTAATTCCATTCTTAATTGTTTCCTCACAATGATTCTTATAACAAATTCACCTTTaattttgatgttttgttagtttttttattgattttaatttgactgaattgatttgaatttattaatttacatGAACCCTCTCTTGTCACTGTAAGCCGAATCTTGGACAGTGAGAACAATATTCTTGCAGGTAGATATTCGCAAAATAGGTTCACTTAAAGTTGGAGAAAAAGTGATTGGCCGAGTTTCCAACCAGGTGGACTTCGGGCTATTCGTGGATATCGGCGCTGAGAAGAGCGCGCTCGCTCATCGCAGTACCCTTCGCCAGCCCTATCCAGAAGTGAGTTTTCCTCACCAGTTGTCCGTTACCTTTCCAATGGCAGCAGTGGTATTTAAGGTTGGAGCAAGTCTTATGTTCGTTATTACGAACGTTGACGTACAGAAAGGAAGGATTGGCGTAAGACCGCTTGAGTAAGGAAGACTGGGATGTGCTGGCTACTTCTCCGAATGTGATCTCCAAGTGTTGTTTCTATCGAAatcagactttttttctgacaacCCCTGTTTGAGCTTATTATTGCTTTTCTCACATCCACAAAGAGATTAATAATGAATGGACATTGGCGGGGAATTCGATTGTTGTGACATGGGAATGTTTTAGCATTTTTAGCCTACTGTATCTTATAATGAGGAAATCTTTTTGTATCTGGCTGAATTCGAGGTTTTAAATGTACAGAGCGCTTTGTTGTCATGTAATATTTATCGGTGCTAATCTTTCACTCAGGATCTTTGGATTCTTGATTGTCATATGATGATATGGTCGTGATATACGGACAGAATCATTTCACCAAACCATTATTTGGATTAGTCACTAGGAGTAGTCCATTCCTTCTACAGCTTTATAAATTTCACACCTTTTTACATTTGGGAATAATTCTTGCCTTCCTTCACTTGTAATACATACTTGGGTACTATGCACTGCTGTCTATGTACTGCTACTTTGCAATAAAAATTGTTAACGTACAACAAAGGTTGCTAACGTCCTGAATGTCCTGAACACTACCTATCAGTGGAAAGGATTCAAGActgactttaaaggcagcgtgtcGCGAAACTGACGTGGTACAAGAACCGCAGAGAGAACGTAGAGTTCGGTTCATGGATTACGGAATTCTCATTTCCGGTTATTCGCCTTGAAAAGGagcgtgggaacggcgtttcttcctacgagatacgctAGAGCGCGCTTTTTTTGTACACGATTCGTTCCCATCAGCAGCATAtttaggctggtgagaagacctcGTTGATCCTCGTCCGCTTCCACTTGGATGCGGCTAAGAATGTCATCTTCCACGACCTTTTCTGCGACGATTAGAGGAAAATGAGTGGagccacgctcgtttccgtgatcaacaacccgaactctacttTCCCCGGGAGTTTCCGTATCACGTCATTTTCGTGTTACGCTGtctgcctttaaatcaattCTGGTTGCTTGTGCTCCGCTTCGATTTCGCTGTTCTGCCCGGCACTCAACCCGCCACTGATATGGTTGGCTCACGTCGTAGAAGCTTGATGCGTTTTTGTTTACCTCTTAAGGATGGTTTCGCGAAAAATATGAACCTTCGGATAAATCAGTCTACAATTGCGACTATCCCAAAAGGAActtatttttctcgaaaaccctatttttttgtatgattTCCCGAACACTtttctaaccttttttttctgttattcgAATGCCCAGAATCCAGCGCAACTGAAATCGCAGAATTGGATGCTTGCCAATCCAGTGGTCCGGGAATTATCCATTTCCCAGATTCCAACTTTCGAAAAGTTTAATTCCATACAGTTTTCAAACTAACGCTATGTTTATTTGTATCCAGTAATTGCTAAatgaaactttattttaaatgGATATGAAATCGTCAGTTTACGTAATAAAGTTACATAACAGTttacataataataaatgtgCATATACAACATCAAAAAGCACTGATGTGTTGAACTCGTAGTTCgctgagattttttcttctcgagagCAACAGAGCAGATTCACGGTTAGCACCATCCGTGGTGATGGTGATGATGGTGATAACGAGGATAGCAGTCCTCGTAGATGACCACCTACAAGGAGGAAATCGTTCAAAATCTTCCCACAACTAGTTGAATCAATGCCGAGATAAGCGCAAAATTAGATAACAGGCACGGTTAAACGCGTGACTTCCAAGAAGTAGTGGTTTTTgatctaaaaatgaaaataatctcaaaaaaaagtaccaaCATTAGGTGCTCCGTATACTACAGGAGGTGGACAGTAGACAACTGGAGGTGGAGGTGCCATCATCACTGGTGGTGGTACCACTACTGGAGGAGCAACCACAGCAGGTGGAACGACCACTGGTGGAGGATAACCGGAAGGCTTAATCAAAGTAATCCTTggggaaaaaatcctcaaaaattcgaATGATGTACGAACTCACTTGGTAGGGGTTGTAGGACATCTGTGGAAAAATGCGGACGAAAGAACTGATACGAGCACAATGGGCGAAGGTTTTGAAGGAAGCAAACCTTATCAAACGCGCAGGCGCATGAATCACTAGGTAAGCAGGGGGTGTGTTGACTCAGAGTCGAACTTTGACTAACGGAATTCTGACGTCAACATCAAGACTATTTCCGACATATATTCCTCAATACATAGCCACTTACATCAGAGCTATAATTATCGATAGGAAAACTTCTAGAAGTTTCAGTAGCGGGTAATATGCACATGTGTTGCTGATTCATGTAATTGAGCAAATCAGAGCTTGCTAACGGTGAACTCTTCGGACAAGTTTTGCTTCTACAGCAAGCCATATATTAATTACGCCGTactcattttacttttttgttaaaattatCCGATATTTGCTCGAGCTTCTGGTTTATGCGATACGCTTCTGCGATATGCTTGGATATGCACTTTTTTCCTACTTCGGAACAATTATGCTGGCAATTTCTGCTACACTTTAGAGGTTTTCCTTTAGGAATTTATTTAGTTGAGCTGTTTGCCCAATACTAAGTACTCCATATTTGTCACGTACTTCATCACTTACAGCCCTTGATGGCTGCTTCTTTCCGTGCTCTTCCTCTATCTGGTGAAACGCCTCGACCTGGGTCAAGAAGATCATGTTGTGTTGCTTGTGGGATGTCATGAGAATCGTTAACTGGGAGCTTCTGACTCACGGTTCTACTATCGATACCGAGAAGTTCTGCGAGCAGGTCGACCTAGTGTCTGCAGAGTTTAGAGGGATACAAGGGAAAGTCTTCTTCTTGGATGACAACGCTCGCCCACATCTCGCGAAGTTGACTCAGATGAGGCTTAACTGAACCGACTGAACCTTTCCTAACCAGCATACAGTCCGGACATTGTCCTGTTCTGCTGCCACCTGTTCcgatttccattttctttttctttcttttcttttcattttctgcagAAACGCCACTTCGTTGCAGTCAAAGTCATAAACAGTCAACAATCTGCAAATGAAATGTCGCAATGTTTAACAGAAATTGGCCCCCAGCCTAACATAACTATTCATCTTTTCCAACGTTCAACTATTTGTCAGGCATTGTAGCGATTTTGTTATGGCCGTCAGTAAAAACCGCAATTTTTTCCCTGCGAGATGTACACTACATGATTTatgaaactgaaaaacaaaatggtaaaagaaatgaatagaactGCTGGTTGCTATTTCGTTCCGGGCAACCGTAACGGACATCAATAGCAATAAAGCCACAGATTTCGGAGGTCAGTTAGTAGATGAGGaggagttaaaggcatcaccccacgaatctgaggtggtacggatttcaggtggagtattcgtatacgggacagtagattatggagagggggtgatcccgtccatttcttcccaattgtcgtaaaaaaacggcgcggaggatacggcttcgggcgttctggcgcactattttctacaaggagttcgattggagggCGCccgccttgtgcatgcgccgcatcttccgggccgttttttactacaattaggaagaaatggacggaatcacccccatttccataatctacgattccgtatgcgaatactccagctgaaatccgtaccacctcagattcgtggggtgatgcctttaagtgaagaagatgaacaggcttaaaggcagcataccacgactCCGACGGGTGGTAAGAGAATCCGAGGGAGAAGCTAGAGATTGGGTTGTGGATTGTGGAATCCGGCGTGGTTCTGCGTATCTCTCCCTAATTGTGGTtcaaaaaacggcgtggaaggtgtggttttttacgacaatttcagttgcaacgcgtcaACCTTgggcacgcgccgcatccaagtgagagcggtcgaagatcagtgatatcttctcaccagcctagtCAAGTGTGACAAATGAATAGGATGCTGAGTGAACGGGGACGTAATATagaagcgcgttctaacgttcctcgtggGGACCagagcggttcccacgctgtttttttaggacgattagggaaggaTGGGCGGGAACACACCGGATTACTCAATCTACGAAACCATCTTCAGCTTTTCCTTCGAATTCCCTCAGCACGTCAGATTTGCCGGCCTTGGGGTATAGGTGAATGAGTCATGGATCATTTGTGGGAACTGAGCGTAACGGTCCCttataatccaga
The Necator americanus strain Aroian chromosome I, whole genome shotgun sequence genome window above contains:
- a CDS encoding hypothetical protein (NECATOR_CHRI.G2842.T1) — its product is MERSKLGRTPKFRRKASTATAVMTLATVEDDGTQVERKTRRQTRRQTRSGVADQGTFKEAFRGFCDRTLKTGVQQLADEFMKLKMSTQAIGSRPKTAYDANPEKNRYREVFCIDATRVILTWPPGFNDYIHANWVNGVDKQKKFICTQGPNDKTVDDFWRMVWQEKCKSIVMLCNIMECGKQKCEQYWPLTTETPMSLASGLTVKFISTDAIEKSVELTKIELLDPSGTRHAVEHFHWTDWPDRGVPNSTTLAIFRMLRKVNRLTPCVVHCSAGIGRTGTVVGIDLIYRRLERGDKDVSLLKVVTELREMRHGAVQMDAQYLYMHRILLVVAENLKIITPAETEKFTQEYDQLLKNRGFL
- a CDS encoding hypothetical protein (NECATOR_CHRI.G2843.T1); protein product: MKQTTSPHNTNNVLFAGEQQKQETNINSVILHIEAQERGSVVETAEFGLNGKSFDKRGENLLKEWIGRVGDGRVVFGIGNGKASFETQTAVASMIRSGKFEAYVKFCTVPENGASKYSITPLAEQDLPNMPPTQRSAVSIGRRLIDPMAEYVKIEPKHLGMGMYQHSVNEKKLSEALALVVRECVSMRGVDVNVASVQLLEKVCGLNKKTAAGLVALREQLGRIHSREEIKSVKGLGAKAYEQCAGFLTVTNGSEDGLDAPKKKKKKLVSEPLDRTIIHPSQYGIARSLLSRVGLTPSDLPCQFLPNKLQTLTNLTPEEEAVRDLFCTEIKTLPPPDLMVDIRKIGSLKVGEKVIGRVSNQVDFGLFVDIGAEKSALAHRSTLRQPYPEVGASLMFVITNVDVQKGRIGVRPLE
- a CDS encoding hypothetical protein (NECATOR_CHRI.G2843.T2), coding for MRKKSCKALRSSTALQLTVEPAFSHQCYSELERRSVVETAEFGLNGKSFDKRGENLLKEWIGRVGDGRVVFGIGNGKASFETQTAVASMIRSGKFEAYVKFCTVPENGASKYSITPLAEQDLPNMPPTQRSAVSIGRRLIDPMAEYVKIEPKHLGMGMYQHSVNEKKLSEALALVVRECVSMRGVDVNVASVQLLEKVCGLNKKTAAGLVALREQLGRIHSREEIKSVKGLGAKAYEQCAGFLTVTNGSEDGLDAPKKKKKKLVSEPLDRTIIHPSQYGIARSLLSRVGLTPSDLPCQFLPNKLQTLTNLTPEEEAVRDLFCTEIKTLPPPDLMVDIRKIGSLKVGEKVIGRVSNQVDFGLFVDIGAEKSALAHRSTLRQPYPEVGASLMFVITNVDVQKGRIGVRPLE
- a CDS encoding hypothetical protein (NECATOR_CHRI.G2844.T1), which codes for MSYNPYQPSGYPPPVVVPPAVVAPPVVVPPPVMMAPPPPVVYCPPPVVYGAPNVVIYEDCYPRYHHHHHHHGWC